The Amycolatopsis umgeniensis DNA segment GCTGGTTGCGCAGCCGGATGTTCGCGAAGGTGCCGCGAATCATGACCTCGTGGTTACCGCGACGCGAGCCGTAGGAGTTGAAGTCCTTCTTCTCCACGCCGTGCTCGGTCAGGTACTGCGCGGCCGGGGTGCCCGGCTTGATCGCGCCGGCGGGGGAGATGTGGTCGGTGGTGACCGAGTCGCCCAGCTTCGCCAGCACGCGCGCGCCGGAGATGTCGGTGACCGCCGACGGCTCCGCCTTCATGCCGTCGAAGTACGGGGGCTTCCGGACGTAGGTGGACTCCGCGTCCCAGTCGAAGGTCTTGCCCTCGGGGGTCGGCAGCGACTTCCACCGCTCGCCACCGTCGAAGACGTCGGCGTAGTCCTTGGTGAACATCTCCTGCGTGATCGCGTAGTCGATGGTCTCCTGGATCTCCTTGGCCGATGGCCAGATGTCCTTCAGGAAGACGTCGTTGCCTTCGGTGTCCTGGCCGAGCGGCTGGTTCTCGAAGTCGAAGTCCATCGTGCCGGCGAGCGCGTACGCGATGACCAGCGGCGGCGACGCGAGGTAGTTCATCTTCACGTCGGGGTTGATCCGGCCTTCGAAGTTCCGGTTGCCCGAGAGCACCGAAACCGCGGTGAGGTCGTTCTCCTGGATCGCCGCGGAGATCTCGTCCGACAGCGGGCCCGAGTTGCCGATGCAGGTGGTGCAGCCGTAGCCGACCAGGTGGTAGCCCAGCTTCTCCAGGTACGGCCAGAGACCAGCCTTGTTGTAGTAGTCGGTGACGACCTGCGAACCCGGCGCCATCGAGGTCTTGACCCACGGCTTGACCGCGAGGCCCTTGTCGACCGCGTTCCGTGCGAGCAGCGCCGCGCCGAGCATGACCGACGGGTTGGAGGTGTTGGTGCACGAGGTGATCGAGGCGATCACCACGGCGCCGTGGTCGAGGATGAACTCGCCGCGGTCGGACGTGCTGACCTTGACCGGGTTGGTCGGGCGGCCGCTGTGGCCGTTCGCCGCCGACTGGACCTCGACGGCGTCCTCGTCCTTGAAGGAGAGGGCGGCGGGGTCGCTGGCCGGGAAGGTCTCCTCGACGCTCTCGTCGACGTTGGTGTGCGGGACCTGCTCGCCGCCGACGTAGTCGTGGATCGACTTGCGGAACGAGTTCTTCGCGTCGGTCAGCTCGATGCGGTCCTGCGGGCGCTTCGGGCCGGCGATCGACGGGACGACCGTCGAGAGGTCCAGCTCGATGTACTCGGAGTACTCCGGCTCGTGCGACGCGTCGTGCCAGAGGCCCTGCTCCTTGGCGTAGGCCTCGACGAGCGCGACCTGCTCCTCGGACCGGCCGGTGAGCTTGAGGTAGCGGACGGTCTCCTCGTCGATCGGGAAGATCGCCGCGGTGGAACCGAATTCCGGGCTCATGTTGCCGATGGTGGCGCGGTTGGCCAGTGGCACCGCGCCGACGCTCTCGCCGTAGAACTCGACGAACTTGCTGACCACACCGTGCTTGCGCAGCATCTCGGTGATGGTGAGCACGACGTCGGTGGCGGTGACGCCGGTCGGGATCTCGCCGGTGAGCTTGAAGCCCACGACGCGCGGGATGAGCATGGAGACCGGCTGGCCGAGCATGGCGGCCTCGGCCTCGATGCCGCCGACGCCCCAGCCCAGCACGCCGAGGCCGTTGACCATGGTGGTGTGCGAGTCGGTGCCGACACAGGAGTCGGGGTACGCCTGGCCGTTGCGGGACATCACCGTGCGCGCGAGGTGCTCGATGTTGACCTGGTGCACGATGCCGGTGCCCGGCGGGACGACCTTGAACTCGTCGAAGGCGCCCTGGCCCCAGCGGAGGAACTGGTAGCGCTCGCGGTTGCGCTCGTACTCGATCTCGACGTTGCGCTCGAAGGCGTCGGCGCGGCCGAAGACGTCGATGATGACCGAGTGGTCGATGACCAGCTCGGCGGGCGCGAGCGGGTTGACCTTGTCCGGGTCGCCGCCGAGGTCGGTGACGGCCTCGCGCATGGTGGCGAGGTCGACGACGCAGGGCACGCCGGTGAAGTCCTGCATGATCACGCGGGCGGGCGTGAACTGGATCTCGATCGACGGATCGGCTTTGGCGTCCCAGTTGCCGAGCGCGCGGATGTGGTCGGCGGTGATGTTCGCGCCGTCCTCGGTCCGCAGCAGGTTCTCGAGCAGGATCTTCAGGCTGTAGGGAAGGCGCTCAGAGCCCTCGACCTTGTTCAGGCGGAACACCTCGTAGGAGGCGTCGCCCACCTTCAGCGTGTCTTTGGCGCCGAAGCTGTCCTTGCTGGCGGGTGCAGTCACTTCTAACTCCAGTGGCGGGTCAGTTCGGTGTGTTCTCCAGGTCGTTCGGGTCGACCAGGAGCGAGTGTTGCGCACCCCCACCGTAAGTCCGGACCCGGGATGGCACACCTCGTTCGTCCCCACAAACAGTACGCCTGTACTTTTTGGGAGGCAACCCGACACGCGGGTAGGGAACGTCTCACCGACCTGCGGCCATTCGAGTGACGAAACGTTCGTCTGTTCGTCCCCCGTTGAGGGGAAATGGTGCCTACGGTGTGTAAGTTCCTGGTGGTGCTTCTGGTATTGCTGTGACAGCAGTGGCACAGTGAGCTCGTCGTTCAAGATCAGGAGGTGGGCGGATCGTGCGTGGTGAAACCGGGTCCCGGACCAGTGCCCGCCGTGGCGTGACCATCGGCGCGCTCGGCGTCGCCCTGTTGCTCGGGGTGACGGGTACCGCCATCGCGGTACCGCCGCCCCCGCCGAATCCCAGCGATTCCGAGATCAACTCCAGCAAGGCCGACGCCAACGCCAAGGCGGGCGATGTCGGCAGGCTCACCAATCAGCTGGCCCAGGCCGAGTCGAAGCTCTCTCAGCTCAACGACGAGGTCGAGCTGAAGATGGAAGAGGCCAACAAGGCCCGGGTCGACGCGGAGACGGCCCAGGACGAAGCGGCCCAGGCCGATCGTGAGGCACAGTCCGCGCGCACGGAGTCCGACGCTGCGCAGGCCACCATCGACAAGGCGCGCGCGGACCTCGACAAGTTCGCCGCCGCCAGCTTCCAGCAGGGCAGCACGGTCGGCTCGGTGTCGGCGTACCTGACCGCCGACAGCCCCAAGGAACTCCTCGGCCGCGCCCAGATGCTCGACGCGGTGGGCGGCAGCAGGCTCAACGCGCTCGACACGATGAAGCGCGCGCAGACGGAGAAGTCCAACAAGGACGCGACGGCGCGCAAGAAGCTGGAAATCGCGCAGGAGCGCAAGCGCGCGGCCGAGGCGGCCAAGCACGAGGCCGACAACGCGCAGAGCGCCGCTCAGCACGCGCAGGACACCCAGGCCACGCAGAACGGCTTGCTGGAAGCCGACAAGACCAACGTCGAGAAGCAGCTCTTCGAAGCGCAGCAGAAGGTCAGCGGCCTCCAGGGGCAGCGGCAACGTTACGAGGACTGGAAGGCGCAGAAGGCCCGCGAGGACGAAGAGCGCGCTCGTCAGGCCGCTCTCGCCGCGTCGAGGCCCAGTCAGGGCGGTGGCGGACGTCCGTCGAGCAGGCCCGTCCAGTCGGCTCCGGCCGGGTCGAGTGTCGAGGCCGTCGTCCAGCGCGCGTTGTCGCAGCTGGGACTCCCGTATGCGTGGGGCGGTGGCAACGGCTCCGGCCCGACGCGCGGTATCCGCGACGGCGGCACGGCGGATCGCTACGGCGACTACATGAAGATCGGTTTCGACTGCTCGGGGCTGATGATCTACGCGTTCGCCGGGGTGCGGTCGCTCCCGCACTACAGCGGCTATCAGTACAACGCCGGGCGGAAGGTGCCGCTTTCGCAGATGCGCCGCGGCGACATGCTCTTCTGGGGCGGCAGCGCGCGGGGAATCCACCACGTCGCGATGTACCTCGGGAACGGGCAGATGGTCGAGGCGCCGCAGTCGGGTCTGCGGGTCCGGATCGCGCCGGTGCGCTACGGCGGCATCATGCCGTACGCGACCCGTTTGATCGGCTAGGCGTGGCCTACGCCGGGATCGTCTTGGCGGGCGGTGCCGCGCGCCGTCTGTCCGGTGTGGACAAACCCGCGCTGCCCGTCGGCGGGAAACCGTTGCTGGCGAGGGCTCTGACGGCGCTCGCGGGCGCGGATCAGGTGATCGTCGTCGGCCCGGAACGGCCGGGATTCGGCGACGTCGTCTGGACGAGGGAAGCCGAGCCGGGCGCCGGTCCGGTGGCCGCGCTGGCGGCGGGGCTCGCGCTGGTGGACACGGAGATCGTCGTCCTGCTGGCCGGCGACCTCGCAGGCGTACGGCCGTCCACAGTGGAGCGTTTGGTGGCTTCGCTGGGTGCTGCTTCCGGCGCCGTGCTGGTCGACGCCTCGGGCGAGCGACAGTGGCTGCTCGGCGCCTGGTGGGTCGCGGCGCTGCGGGGCGCTTTGCCGGAGACGGTGGAGAACGCGTCGCTGCGGCGGACGTTGGGCGGCCTGGAGATCGTCGAGGTGCCCGAGGAACCGGGGGAGAGCGCCGACATCGACACCCCGGAGGATCTGGACCGGTTTTCCTAGCGCTGTCCGGCCCATTTCGGCAGGTCGCGGGCGACCTCGTCGGGGGAGGGCATCCGCGCGATCTCGTCGGCGATCGCGCGGGCCGCGTCACGGTGGTCGCTGTGTCGCAGCAGGGTCCGGGCGTGCTCGGTGATGGCGTCCGTGCTCAGTTCGCCGGGGAGGAGGCTCAGCGCGGCGCCCGCCGCGCCGAGGGTTTCGGCGTTGGCGAACTGGTCGGCCCCCTGGGGGAGGATCAGCTGTGGGGCGCCGACGGCGAGCGCGCCGAGGGTGGTGCCGCTGCCGCCGTGGTGCACGACAGCGTCGACGTGCGGCAAGAGTTCCGCTTGCGGTATCCACTCCCGGACGGTGACGTCGTCGGGCAAGACGCCGAGGTGATCCGGGCGGACCCGTCCCGAGGCGACCACCACCCGCGCGTCGAGCGCGGACAACCCTCGGATGGCCGTGGTCAGCAGTTCCGGCGTACCGAAGGCGGTGCCGAGCGTCAGGTAGATCAGTGGTCGAGCGGTTCGCTCGAGACGCCAGGGGGCCGGTTCGGAATAGGGCACGGGGCGCAGTTCGATGCGCTCGGCCGTCGCCAGGAAGGTCTTGTCCTGTAAGGACGGTGGGCAGATGTCGAGATGGGGCCGGTCGGGGAGGCCCGCCGCCGGTGTGGGCCGCTGGAGTCCGATCCCCTCGGGGAACAAGCGGCCGAATCCGTGCCAGAGGGCGGGAACGCCGGCGCGCTGCGCGGCGATGGCCGCTCCCGGTTGCCCCCATTCGTGGACGACGAGGTCCGGCCTCAGCCGTGCCAGTTCCGGTTCGAGGTCCTCGGCGTAGATCTCGTAGAACGAATCCGCGGGGCGAAAGGGCCGGAGCCCGTTTTCGAGCAGGGGAGCGTGGACGTTCTCGCCGACGGCGAAACGCACTTCGTGCCCGGCGTCCCTGGCGGCGATCGCGAGTGGGATCAGCGGGTACGTGTGGCCGATCGACGCGAGGCTGGTGAAGAGAACACGCATGAGATCAGGTCCCGGGGTCGGAGGGGCTAAGTCAGATGTGGCGGGCTCTTCGGGGATGTCTTCACGGACACCCGAACACACCGGCGGTCACAGTGAGGTCGCGTGAAGGGCTCCAGCGCGGAGACGTGACCACGCCACGTTGCCCTTCCCTCAACAGAATGGTTATATCAGATGTTCATGACATCTGAATGGGGCCGGTATTCTGCGCTCGGCAGGCGCGGTGACGGTGGGGACGAAGGGAAGCGATGGTCCGGCTCAGCAGGGCGCAGCTGCAGGAACACAACCGGGCCAAGGTCCTGGCCGCGGCCAGGGAAGAGCTCGTCGAGCGGGGCTTCCGTGACGCCAAGATCGACCGGATCGCCGAGCGTGCCGAGCTGACCCGGGGGGCGGTCTACTCCAACTTCCCGAGCAAACGCGCCCTCTACTTCGCCGTCCTGGTCCAGGAAGCCGAGGAGGCCTCCGGTCGACAGGGTGGGCCGCTCGCCGAGACGGCCGAAGCCGTACTGGGAGCCTTCGCGCGCGCCTGGATCGCCCGGCTCCCGCTGACCACTGACGAGCGACGCAGCGCGAGCAGGCTGCGCAGGGACCTCCTGCCCGAGATCGTGTCCGACGATCAGGTCAGCAGGCCGTTCTCACAACTGACGAGCCTCAGTGCGATCCTGTTAGGACTGTGCTTGGAACAGCTGCCGTCCTCGAAACGGAACGAAGCCCGTATGGTCCAGGTGGCCGAGATCGCCTTGACCACTTTGCACGGTGCGGGCCAGCTCGCCGCGGCCGCTCCCGGCTTCGGGGAACCCTTCGCCATCGTCCGCGCCTGTGAACGACTCGCCGAGCTCGACCTCGACGACAGGTGGGAGCCCGCCTACCTGCCCCACGTCTCGCCCGCCCGGCCCGCCGACGAGCAGTGGGCGCCGCCTGTCGTGACCGACGCGCTCCGCGGGGAGCCTGCCGACCTGGACCGAGACGGAGTTCTCGCCGTACTGGGCCTGCATCGGCTCGCCGCCATCGAGGAGGCACTGCGCGCCGCGCCGTCCGCCGACGCGGTCACCGCTGTGCTGGTCACCGGCGATCCCGGTGAACTCGGCCCCCTCGCCCGGTTGGGCATCGCCGACCTGCGCGACGGTCTCGCGTCCGCCGTCGCGCCCTCGGCGTGGCCACGGCTGCGGATCGTCCACGACGAATCCGGGGAACTCGCCGCGGCCGTGGGAGTCTCCGCCGTCAGCGACGCCACCGAAGCGGCCGTGCGCATCCGGAACGGCCGGATCATCGCCCGCGCCGAGGGCTACGGCGCCTGCCACGCCGCCACTTCCGCGTGAACCCTTCACAGCCGTCATACCGGTGGTCCGGTTGGCTACCTTCACGAACGGCTGTGCCACCGACCACTACGGTCACATCCGGACGCAAGAACGCAAGCGGTGAACACAGGAGGCACGAGTGACCGAGCCCGGCTACGCCGACGGCGCGCAGCAGCAGCCCGGAACGCCGGCGCGGGACGCCCAGTTGCTGGAGCGGACCGTGTTCGAGGTCAAGCGGATCATCGTCGGCCAGGACAGGCTGGTCGAACGGATGCTGGTCGGCCTGCTGGCCAGGGGCCATCTCCTGCTCGAAGGCGTTCCCGGTGTCGCGAAGACCCTCGCCGTCGAGACCTTCGCGCGAGTGGTCGGCGGCTCGTTCTCGCGGGTGCAGTTCACCCCGGACCTGGTTCCCGCCGACATCCTCGGCACCCGGATCTACCGCCAGGGCGCCGAGCGGTTCGACGTCGAACTCGGCCCTGTGGTGGCGAACTTCGTGCTCGCCGACGAGATCAACCGCGCGCCCGCGAAGGTGCAGTCGGCGATGCTCGAGGTGATGGCCGAGCGGCACGTGTCGATCGGCGGCCAGACGTTCCCGATGCCGGACCCGTTCCTCGTGCTCGCCACGCAGAACCCGATCGAGAACGAGGGTGTGTACCCGCTGCCCGAGGCGCAGCGCGACCGGTTCCTGTTCAAGATCGTCGTCGAGTACCCGACAGCCGAGGAAGAGCGGGAGATCATCTACCGGATGGGTGTCACCGCGCCCACTCCGCAAGAGGTGCTGAGCCCCGGCGAGCTGGTCCGGCTGCAGAACGTCGCCTCGCAGGTGTTCGTGCACCACGCGCTGGTCGACTACGTCGTCCGTCTCGTGCTCACCACCCGTACGCCGAACGACCACGGCCTCGCCGACGTCGCGGGCTGGGTGTCCTATGGCGCCTCGCCGCGTGCGAGCCTCGGCATCATCGCCGCTTCCCGGGCGCTGGCGCTGGTCCGCGGCCGGGACTACGTGCTGCCGCAGGACGTCGTCGACGTCGTTCCCGACGTGCTGCGTCACCGGCTCGTGCTGTCCTACGACGCGCTGGCCGACGGCGTGCCCATCGACCACATCATCACGCGGGTGCTCCAGACCGTGCCGCTGCCGCAGGTCTCGGCCCGTCCGCAGGGCGGATCCGGGCAGGGCGGCCCGGTTCCGGCCGGCGCACCCGTCAGGTAGGAACTGTCGGCGGAGCTGAAGATGGACCTGGAAAGGCGACCAGCGCGACGGCTGTCGACGTCGATCGCGGTCGCGGGTTCACCACTAGACGGTAGGACAAGAGCGTGAAGAACGAGAAGGGCGAACGTCCTTCCTGGGCACCGCCGGTACTCCGCGGGGAGCGGATGGAGGCGGGCCTGCGCACCCTCGAACTCGACGTGCGCCGCCGTCTCGACGGTCTGCTGCAGGGAAACCATCTCGGTCTGGTGCCGGGTCCCGGTTCGGAACCGGGGGAGGCCCGGCCGTACCAGCCCGGTGACGACGTCCGCCGGATGGACTGGGCGGTCACCGCCCGGACGACGAGCCCGCACATCCGGGAGACCGTCGCCGACCGCGAGCTGGAGACGTGGCTGGTGGCGGACGTGTCCGCGAGCCTCGACTTCGGCACCGCGCTGTGCGAGAAGCGTGACCTGGTCGTCTGCGCGACGGCCGCGGTCGCCCATCTGACCGGCGGGGGCGGCAACCGGATCGGCGCGCTCGTCTCCAACGGGGCGGGCAGTATCACCCGCATCCCGGCGCGCGGCGGCCTTCCGCACGCGCGGGGGTTGGTCCGCAAACTCGCCGAGACCCCGCGTGCCGAGGAAGGTGTCCGCGGGGATCTGGCCGCGGCACTGGAAAAACTGCGTCGTCCGCCGCGCCGTCGCGGGCTCGCCGTGGTGATCTCCGATTTCCTCGGTGACACCGAATGGCAGCGTCCGTTGCGCGCGCTCGGCGGTCACCACGACCTCATCGCCATCGAAGTCCTCGACCCGCGCGACATCGACCTGCCCGACGTGGGCACCGTCGTGCTGGCCGACCCGGAGACAGGGAAACAGCGCGAAGTGCACGCTTCGGCCTTGCTGCGCAAGGAATTCGGCGCCGCGGCGCATGCTCACCGGCAGGAGGTCGCGGCCGCGCTGCGGCGGGCCGGTGCCGCGCATCTGGTGCTGCGCACCGATTCGGACTGGATCGCGGACATGGTCCGGTTCGTGGTGGCCCGTAAACGCCGCTGGTCCGGTGGTGTCGCGTGAGCTTGACCGGATTCGCCTCGCCGTGGTGGTTCCTGCTGCTGCTGGCCGTGATCGCCGTGGCCGTGGGCTACGTGCTCTCCCAGCGCGCGCGGCGCAAGCGCACGATGCGGTTCGCCAACCTGGAACTGCTGGACAAGGTCGCGCCGAAGAGTCAGGGGTGGGTGCGGCACGTTCCCGCGATCCTGATCGTCCTCTCGCTGCTGGTGCTCACCGTCGCGCTCGCCGGGCCGACGGCCGAGCAGAAGGTGCCCCGCAACCGGGCCACCGTGATGCTGGTGATCGACACCTCGCTGTCGATGGAGGCGACCGACGTCGCCCCGACCCGGCTCAAGGCGGCTCAGGAGTCGGCGCGCTCGTTCGCGCAGAACATGACGCCGGGGGTGAACCTCGGGTTGATCTCGTTCGCGGGGACGGCGACCGTGCTGGTCGCGCCGACCACCGACCGCGGTGGTGTGGTGAAGGCGATCGACAACCTCAAGCTGGCGCAGTCGACGGCCACCGGTGAGGGGATCTTCGCCGCGTTGCAGTCGATCGAGAGCTTCTCGGCGATCGTCGGTGGCGCGGAAGGTCCGCCGCCCGCCCGGATCGTCCTGATGAGTGACGGCAAGCAGACCGTCCCGGACGATCTGTACGCACCGCGCGGTGGCTACACGGCCGCGCAGGCCGCGAAGCAGGCCCAGGTGCCGATCTCGTCGATCTCGTTCGGGACCACGCACGGCTCGGTCGACATCGACGGCAAACCGCAGGACGTGAAGGTCGACGACGAATCGCTGGAGGAGATCGCCCGGCTTTCCGGCGGCGACTTCTACAAGGCGGCGAGTGCGGACGAGCTGAAACGCGTGTACGACGACCTCGGCGAGCAGATCGGGTACGAGCTGAAGGACGCCGACGCGAGCAGGCCTTGGGTCATCATCGGGACGCTGGTGCTGATGATCGGCGCCGCCGCGTCGCTCTTCTTGGGGCAACGCCTGCCGTAGCGGGTTCGGCTACCGGGTGACCACCGCGTCCCCGGTGGCGGGCCAGCGCACCGCGTGCACCTGGCCGGCGCCGTTGTCGGACGAGCCCACGATGTCGCCGACGGCGTTGATGCCGTTGGCCTTGGTCCGGTGTCCGCCGGGCAGCGACGGCAGTTCCGTCACCGTCCCGTCCGGGGCCCAGCGCAGCGCCTGTCCCGGGGCTCCGGCGACCCCGGCTTCGTACGAACCCGACACGACCCCGGTGTCGCTGATCCCGGTCGCCTCGCCGCGGTACGTGCCGTCGGGGATGGACAGCTCGGTGATCCGGTCGTCGGGGCCCCACCGGACGGCGTGATCCCCGGAGTGGCCGACGACGTCGCCACGATCGTTGAGCGCGACGGCGTAGGTGTACTTCTCGCCGGGCAAGCCCGGCAGCTCGGTCACCGTCCCGTCCGGGGCCCAGCGGACCGCGTGCCTGCCGGTCTCGTCGCGGGGGTCGGAGCTTCCGACGATCACCCCGCGGTTGTTGATCGCCTTCGCGGTGCCACTGTCGTGACCGGGCAGGAGGGGCAAGAGGCTCGGCGTGCCGTCCGAGGCCCACCTCGTCGGCTGCAAGTTGCCGCGCCGGGAACGCGCGCTGCCGACGATCACCCCGCTGTCGTTGATCCCCCAGGCCAGCGAGCGATACGTGTGGTACTCCGGCTCCTTGAGGGCGGTCAGGGTCCCGTCCCGGTCCCACCGGATCGCGTGGTCCTTGCTCAGCTTCCTGTCGTCAGTACCCACGATGACGCCGTGAGCGTTGATGGCGTTGGCCTTCGGGGTGTTCGAGTCGGGGGAGAGGTCGGTGAGGACACCGCCCGGTGTCCAGGTGACGGGATGCGGCATGCCGTCCGGCGGGAGGGACTGGCCGATGGCCTGTCCGTGGACGTTGATCGCGGAAGCCTCCGCGCGGTCGCCGCCGGGGAACGAACGGCTCAGATCGGTGGCCTTGCCCGGCGCTGTCCACCGCGCGGCGTGCCGTCCGCGCGCGGAGGTCAGTTCGGAGGCGCCGACCACGACGCCGAGGGAGTTGATCGCCGTACCCGCGCTCTGGTCGTGTCCCGTCAGGGTGCCGAGGCCGGTGATCGTGCCCTGGGCGTCCCACACCACCGCGGAGTGGCGGCCGCTCCCGACGCCGGAGAGGCCGGTGACGACGCCGGAGTCGTTGATCGCCTTGGCGTTGCCGACCGGGTCCTCGGGGCGGAGGGAAGGCAGGGCGGTGACGGTGCCGTTCGCGGCCCAGCGCACCGGGTGGACACCGGAACCGCCCACGACGACCCCGGCGCTGTTGACACCTTGGGCCGAGCCGCGGTCGTCGCCGGGAAGCAGGGGCAACCGGACGACCGTGCCGTCAGGGTTCCAGCGCACGGCCTTTTCCCCGGAGGTCCCGACGATCACGCCCGCGTCGTTGCTCGCCGTGGCCGCCGACTTGGTGTCGCCCGGTGCCAAGGGAAGCAACGTCATGACGCCCTTCGCGTCCCACCTCGCCGCGCGTTCGACCGGCGGGCTGCCGATCGCGACGGTGCCTGCCACGACGCCCGCGGTGTTGACCGCGGTGGCCTCCGAGTGCCCGTAGCGGTCCGGCGAGCTCAACTCGGTGAACGAGCCGTCCGGACGCCAGAGCACCGGCCGTCGGACGGAGAGGTCGTCATAGGCCGAACCGGCGATGAACCCCTTGGCGTTGATCGCCCGTGCTTCTGTCATGCGATACGTGCTCGGCACCGCGAGCGGGACCACCGCGCCGTCGGCGTTCCAGCGCGCGGCGATCGCCCCGCCGGCGGCGGTGCTGTAGACGCCGGCCATGGTGCCGTCGTCGTTGATCGCGGTGGCGCGACTGTCGCTGTCGACCGGGAAAGCGCCGAGGTCGACGACCGGCACCGAAGCCCCCGCCGCCTCCTGCGCGCCGCCGAGCAAAAGGACCGAGACAAACCCGCACAGCAAGAACTTTCCCCGCATCACGTGAACCCCTCCCGATTCGCCCGAGTCGGAGTATGGCGAAACGCGGGCGGCGGCGGGAACCGCTGATCGGACGCGGGCACACTCGTCCGCTCGTATTTCGTGCGAGGTCTCAAAAATCCTTTGTGGATATGCGAAACCGGCTGTCCACAAAGGATCAGGGGGCGGCGAAGCCGTTCTGCCGCCAAGCCTCGTAGACGCTGATCGCCGCCGTGTTCGAGAGGTTCAGCGACCGGCTCGACGGCAGCATCGGCAGCCGGACCCGATCGGTCACCTGAGGAGCCTCCTGGACCTCGGGAGGCAGCCCCGCCGACTCCGGGCCGAACATCAGCACGTCACCGGGCTCGTACGCGACGTCGGTGTGCAGCCGCGTCGCGGAAGCGCTGAACGCGTAGACCCGGGCGGGCAGCAAAGCGGCCCAAGCCGCGTCGAGGTCCGCGTGGACGTGGACGCGCGCGAGGTCGTGGTAGTCGAGCCCGGCCCGCCGCAGCTGCTTGTCCTCCAGTGTGAAACCGAGCGGTTCCACCAGGTGGAGCTCACAACCGGTGTTCGCGGTCAAGCGGATCGCGTTACCCGTGTTGGGTGGGATTTCGGGGCGGTAGAAAAGGATGCGGAACACGAGGGTTGATCGTCTTTCGTTCACGGGCGCTTCGCCTGAGGGCGGCCGGGAGGCCATGTACGCGGACGAGCATGAGGCCGCCCGTGACCATCCCACCACAGGAGGGCTTCATGCCTTCGCTCCCTCACCCCCTGTCGCGGCGTCGCTTCCTCGGATATGGCTCCGCCGGCGCGGCCGCCGTCCTGCTGGGGACCGGTGCCTGGAACGCGGCCGGCGCGATGCCGCTCGCTCGCGGTGCCGGCGACCCGTTCACCCTCGGCGTCGCTTCGGGTGACCCGTTGCCCGGCGGCGTCG contains these protein-coding regions:
- a CDS encoding AAA family ATPase, producing the protein MTEPGYADGAQQQPGTPARDAQLLERTVFEVKRIIVGQDRLVERMLVGLLARGHLLLEGVPGVAKTLAVETFARVVGGSFSRVQFTPDLVPADILGTRIYRQGAERFDVELGPVVANFVLADEINRAPAKVQSAMLEVMAERHVSIGGQTFPMPDPFLVLATQNPIENEGVYPLPEAQRDRFLFKIVVEYPTAEEEREIIYRMGVTAPTPQEVLSPGELVRLQNVASQVFVHHALVDYVVRLVLTTRTPNDHGLADVAGWVSYGASPRASLGIIAASRALALVRGRDYVLPQDVVDVVPDVLRHRLVLSYDALADGVPIDHIITRVLQTVPLPQVSARPQGGSGQGGPVPAGAPVR
- a CDS encoding glycosyltransferase; amino-acid sequence: MRVLFTSLASIGHTYPLIPLAIAARDAGHEVRFAVGENVHAPLLENGLRPFRPADSFYEIYAEDLEPELARLRPDLVVHEWGQPGAAIAAQRAGVPALWHGFGRLFPEGIGLQRPTPAAGLPDRPHLDICPPSLQDKTFLATAERIELRPVPYSEPAPWRLERTARPLIYLTLGTAFGTPELLTTAIRGLSALDARVVVASGRVRPDHLGVLPDDVTVREWIPQAELLPHVDAVVHHGGSGTTLGALAVGAPQLILPQGADQFANAETLGAAGAALSLLPGELSTDAITEHARTLLRHSDHRDAARAIADEIARMPSPDEVARDLPKWAGQR
- a CDS encoding NlpC/P60 family protein, with protein sequence MRGETGSRTSARRGVTIGALGVALLLGVTGTAIAVPPPPPNPSDSEINSSKADANAKAGDVGRLTNQLAQAESKLSQLNDEVELKMEEANKARVDAETAQDEAAQADREAQSARTESDAAQATIDKARADLDKFAAASFQQGSTVGSVSAYLTADSPKELLGRAQMLDAVGGSRLNALDTMKRAQTEKSNKDATARKKLEIAQERKRAAEAAKHEADNAQSAAQHAQDTQATQNGLLEADKTNVEKQLFEAQQKVSGLQGQRQRYEDWKAQKAREDEERARQAALAASRPSQGGGGRPSSRPVQSAPAGSSVEAVVQRALSQLGLPYAWGGGNGSGPTRGIRDGGTADRYGDYMKIGFDCSGLMIYAFAGVRSLPHYSGYQYNAGRKVPLSQMRRGDMLFWGGSARGIHHVAMYLGNGQMVEAPQSGLRVRIAPVRYGGIMPYATRLIG
- the acnA gene encoding aconitate hydratase AcnA, which codes for MTAPASKDSFGAKDTLKVGDASYEVFRLNKVEGSERLPYSLKILLENLLRTEDGANITADHIRALGNWDAKADPSIEIQFTPARVIMQDFTGVPCVVDLATMREAVTDLGGDPDKVNPLAPAELVIDHSVIIDVFGRADAFERNVEIEYERNRERYQFLRWGQGAFDEFKVVPPGTGIVHQVNIEHLARTVMSRNGQAYPDSCVGTDSHTTMVNGLGVLGWGVGGIEAEAAMLGQPVSMLIPRVVGFKLTGEIPTGVTATDVVLTITEMLRKHGVVSKFVEFYGESVGAVPLANRATIGNMSPEFGSTAAIFPIDEETVRYLKLTGRSEEQVALVEAYAKEQGLWHDASHEPEYSEYIELDLSTVVPSIAGPKRPQDRIELTDAKNSFRKSIHDYVGGEQVPHTNVDESVEETFPASDPAALSFKDEDAVEVQSAANGHSGRPTNPVKVSTSDRGEFILDHGAVVIASITSCTNTSNPSVMLGAALLARNAVDKGLAVKPWVKTSMAPGSQVVTDYYNKAGLWPYLEKLGYHLVGYGCTTCIGNSGPLSDEISAAIQENDLTAVSVLSGNRNFEGRINPDVKMNYLASPPLVIAYALAGTMDFDFENQPLGQDTEGNDVFLKDIWPSAKEIQETIDYAITQEMFTKDYADVFDGGERWKSLPTPEGKTFDWDAESTYVRKPPYFDGMKAEPSAVTDISGARVLAKLGDSVTTDHISPAGAIKPGTPAAQYLTEHGVEKKDFNSYGSRRGNHEVMIRGTFANIRLRNQLLDDVQGGYTRDFTQDDAPQSFIYDAAQNYAAQDIPLVVLGGKEYGSGSSRDWAAKGTSLLGVRAVITESFERIHRSNLIGMGVIPLQFPAGESASSLGLDGTETFDISGITKLNDGETPRTVHVTATKTDGTKVEFDADVRIDTPGEADYYRNGGILQYVLRKMTQA
- a CDS encoding TetR/AcrR family transcriptional regulator; the encoded protein is MVRLSRAQLQEHNRAKVLAAAREELVERGFRDAKIDRIAERAELTRGAVYSNFPSKRALYFAVLVQEAEEASGRQGGPLAETAEAVLGAFARAWIARLPLTTDERRSASRLRRDLLPEIVSDDQVSRPFSQLTSLSAILLGLCLEQLPSSKRNEARMVQVAEIALTTLHGAGQLAAAAPGFGEPFAIVRACERLAELDLDDRWEPAYLPHVSPARPADEQWAPPVVTDALRGEPADLDRDGVLAVLGLHRLAAIEEALRAAPSADAVTAVLVTGDPGELGPLARLGIADLRDGLASAVAPSAWPRLRIVHDESGELAAAVGVSAVSDATEAAVRIRNGRIIARAEGYGACHAATSA
- the mobA gene encoding NTP transferase domain-containing protein, which produces MAYAGIVLAGGAARRLSGVDKPALPVGGKPLLARALTALAGADQVIVVGPERPGFGDVVWTREAEPGAGPVAALAAGLALVDTEIVVLLAGDLAGVRPSTVERLVASLGAASGAVLVDASGERQWLLGAWWVAALRGALPETVENASLRRTLGGLEIVEVPEEPGESADIDTPEDLDRFS